The Carassius auratus strain Wakin chromosome 19, ASM336829v1, whole genome shotgun sequence genomic sequence attttaaaagaaaatagtgtttaaatTTATGAATAGTTTTTAACTGTACTTGaatagtataataaaataatgattttactCTCAGAAATCAACTGTTGCACTTGGTTGCTCTTTAATTTGTAGCTTGGCATGAATGAGTTAATCttttgttttctctgtgtttctgtTCTCTTAGGCCTATGCCAAGTTTGCTGGTGCTCCTCTTAAAGTTCACAAGATCACCAACCCATGGAGAAGCCCTACAGGTGAGTTCCCCTGCAGAATCGGGTCAGGATTCACTGCTCATCTGATGCATGAAGCTGTTAAAGTGAGCTACTGCCGAAGACTGAATGACTGCTGCACCAGGGAACCTTAGACTGGTCATTACACCCTCTTTCAGCTCGAGTCAGAGTTCAAAAGGTCATCGGTTAATGGCTCAAGCATCCACTGACTTCTAGAACCCTTTGAGAATTGAATACACTTGTGCTTAAGAGAGTGTGTTGAATTGTTCTCAAGATGTTTTCTCCTCCGAAAGGGACTCTGCCCGCTCTGAAGACCAGGGAAGAAGGAAGCATCTCTCAACCCAGTAAGATCATCATTCATCTCAGGAAACAGGTGAACACCTCCCTCTCCAGCACGCTGACATGCTTTGGTTTTAACCATTTTTCTACACTGCTGATTACATTtgtatgctaataataataatagtcaccTCATCCAGGGATCTCAGTAAAATGATTCCTAATGGAAAAGTCTGCCACATTTTTAAAGACCGAACGCGTATGATGTAGAAAGTTAACTTAAATTATACGCCGAGAGACAAATGTGCCTTTTAAAAGAGTACCTGTCAGGTTATGTcacttttgtattatttaatgaagaaaataattCCGATTCCTCGTGACTTTGTTGGTGATGGAAGTTGTTTTAGTTGTAGGGAGAGCGGTTTCCCACAGCTTCTGGCGGTGGGTAAATGACCTTTTATAGCTTGTTAGTGCTGAACTAAGAGAGAAATTGACTGATTTTATTGCTTGAAATCTTCCGTCGTTGTGTCCATTTAATCCTTAAGAGGGATTTTGGCTTTGACATccagaaatgtataaacacatcATGGTTAGATTAACAGCTGTTGTCATACTGCAGCTGCTGCTTTGATTGTTAGTCGCTGCTTTTCCAGTAGATTAACAATATAGTACAATTCAGTGGAAATGTGATGAGTGCCATTAAATACTATCTCTCGTGTTTCAGAAGTACAATGCAGACTATGACCTATCAGCGAAGGAGGGCGCAGATACGCTCGCCTTCGTCTCTCTGCTGGAGGAGAAACTGCTGCCTGCACTGGTGAGGAGCGTTTATAAAATACATCACTTGTATATGGGACACACCTCTTATACACTGCAAAAATGATTTTCTTCCTTGgtaattttgtcttgttttctagtattATTTCTAGTTCTTGAATCAGgaatttacagtaatttaaagtaaaatgacttcaGATATTTAAGTTGGCTCATGATGCTTTTGGGGAACACGTCCCTATAGAGCTCAGTGAATTCAAGCATGGTTCTGTTATGGGATGCCACCTTTGCAATAAGTCTAGTTTCGTGGAGTTTCATGAAATGGGCTTTCGTGGGCAAGCAGATGCATGCAAGCCTCACCAAGAACAATGCAAAGATCAGATTGAGGGGAGTGAAGCACGCAGAAAAAACCTGGAAACCTGTTCTGTGGAAGGATGAATCACGCTTCACTGTTTGGCAGTCTGATGCAAGTCTGAGTTTATCAGATGCCAGGAGAATGTTACCAGACTGATTGCACTGTGTAAAGTTTGGTGGAGGAGGGATAATGGTAGCAGGCTTTGTTTTTAGGGTCTGGGATATGCCCCTTCCAACTTCCAACTTGATTTCAACTCTGTGGTAACAGTGCCCCGGTGTTCAAATCCAGGTCCGTAAAGACATGGTTGGATGAGCTGGATGTGGAAGACCTTCTCTGGCCCACACAGAAACCTGACCTCAAGCCCATCAAACACTTTTGAGATGAACTGGAACAGAGACTCTACTGGATCAACAAGCAAAAGTGACTACAGAAATGCTCCAAAACCTTGAGAAAAGCCTTGCCAGAAGAGTGGAAGCTGTTATAACCGCAAACGCAAGAATCAAATCCATAGAGATGTCTGTGTAATTAGAATGCAATGTCCTTGTTGGTGTAATACACAGTAGTTTTGTTCAAATAGTGTACCTCTGACTGAATAATAGATATTTATAGGCTTAATACTGTATCCAATATACACACACCTTTTAAAATTTTACAGTTCATATGGCTCCTTGCAAAGCTCTTTTTTCCTTGAGCTGGACTCTGCATGATGACAGTCAAAAGATGATGTTTGATCTTTCACTGTCCACCTGAGGACATCGGTCGCACAGCCCGTTTTCCTCTTTTAACCTGCAAAACAGAGGCATTATCAGTCTTAGTGGAGTTCTTAGAAACCCATATGTTTCTGaactcttgtttttgtgtagatCTACACACTGTGGATAGACTCTAAAAACTATGTGGATGTTACACGGCGCTGGTATGCAGAAAACATCTCCTTCCCTCTCAACTTCCTGCTGCCCAACCGCATGCATTGCCAGCAGCTGGAGAAGTTGAGGCTCGTGAGGGGAGACCCAGTCCTGGAGCCCGGCGAACAGCTGGAGAAAGAGGTGAGAGCGGAAGGTTTTAGTTCAgtcgttcacccaaaaaatgaaaatttgctgtacataaaaaaaaaaaaaaacatgtgctgagtgtgtttttgtggtgGTACCTTACTTAACTGGTTTAGAcatttcatgaataaataaatgcctccagtaggtggcgacaagtccCTGCCTTtagtgattcattcattcaaatgatttgttcaaaacggccgattcatttagaaatgaagcaAGTGACAGACTTTATGAGTAGACCAttgaaagcctttaattttctaaaaaaaacgaCCTTACGTGTGCCTTTTAATCCGGAGCGTCTTctatatggatcaaggcgctctgtcaaaatgtggacattccctttagcacagcagcatctagtggatgcataacacaaaactttataatccggtgcgccctatatatgaaaacagttctcaTTTTCATTGGCGAAACAGAAAAAGCAGCCAATTTTGTGTCCATAATGTAACTCAGTCAATATTAATTTCTAGTTATagttgaactgttgtataaaatcaatgcAACACACACAATCACGGCACTCTTGATTCTGTGATATTGCTTACCTTTATAACTATAAAAAACAAAAGACCCATACAGGGATATTTTTAGCTTTCGTAACTCAAACTATAGATAAATATTGCACACCTCTACTGTAggtgacctttttttttctccagtagaacagtaaagacaaTTTTTAGCTGAAACGGTGATCCATAGCGATTCATAAAATGCGAGGCAATGGCTACTGTCACTTTGAGAGTTAAAAAAAGCAACTACAGGCAAGACAAAATGAATACCTGTAACTACTGAGGacatattgaggtcttatgaagcaaaacagTCCGTCTGTGAAAGAAACGGCACATTATTTGTAACAGTATCCCATTATTAGCTTATCCAAACTTGTCATCAGTAGATTATTTTGGTATATTTCAACAAAAGCTGTTACATTcaaacaatgaaaacaaattgGAAAGGCCATTTCCATATGTAGTCTCTGTTTTTAATAGTCTGTTGGTGGTCTACATTTGTTTCAAAGACACTTCTGGATGGTTCTGCTGGATCTCCGTCATATGTTTACACAACAGAGAAAGAATTGGGTCAGATGTCTTTTGTGTTATCACTGCTTTGTGTGGGTTTAGAGGAAGAGACAGTTATGAGCGAAGACAGATATACATTTCCTTTTTACAAATACTGCCAGCAGTTATGATAGATTGTTGTTTTGTGTTGGAAAATTAGATGTAATTTTTGGGTTTGTGTTTCTGCTTTGTAGCTTTATCGTGATGCTTTTGAATGTATGACCCTCCTATCACAGAGACTGGGGTCACAGAAGTTCTTCTTCGGAGACTCGTAAGCAACACCAGTTGTGtgttattttgtaatctgtgtatgtatgtgttagTGTGTGAAATCATGCGCATCTGTGACTGTGAGGTTTCCTGTGCTCGCAGTCCGTCATCGCTGGACGCGTATGTGTTTGCACACCTGGCTCCTCTGTTGAAGATCAAACTGCCCAATGGAAAGCTCCAGCAGCACCTCACCTCTCTGAACAACCTGCAGCAGTACTGCACCAACATCCTGGCACTCTACTTCCCCTCCGATGCACGAGGTGCAGATCgtcacattaaaaacatttggctctagtatttttagtagtagaagtagtaatatattattattaatatatatatatatatatatatatatatattaatatataaagtataatattaatataatacatatgataaaaaaaaactaaacttaatttttatttaatataatttggttaattaaaaataataattaattaataataataataataataatatttaaaaacaataataatattagaaataataataataataaagtttaagtGTGTATATAAAGgttagtttaaaataatattaatagtaatattattaataaaaagtattattgttattgttgatgttagtgttgttattattattattattagtagtagtagtagtagtagtagcagaaGTATAAATATGATGAATATAATACAAATAGTAATACCAAGAAATTACAACGACAACAATTTAACTGATCATGGCTAgtcataataatagtaataatatgattattattattagtagtagttgttgtatgaatattatgaatataatataatgataaataagaaataattgactttatttaatgcattattaatattactattaatattaatttgataAGTTTTATTCAATtaacaatgataaaataatagGAGTATTAGTAGCACTAGTAGTATAAATATTACAAgtaatattactttaattaaacttAGCTATAATTTAATAAGTTTTTCTTCTACCTTCATATTcttctaattatataataatatcttctaataaatatgataatacaaatatattttaatacaagttttttttttacaataataatcaattaaacttattaaattaaggtcataattttatatttgtattattattagtagtagtattagaagtagtaaatattatgaatataatataaatgatacaAAACTTTAtgcaaaacctaaaataaaaatggattatatttttgttaaatactagtttattataattaacagtattgatcatttaatttaatatggttctaaaaaaaaaaaacattgttgtgaATGGAAAGTAAAACAAAAGTAACAAATCATATCTGAATCTTATTTTTGGACCTGGTATAATGGGAACGCAAAGATAACAGGGTTCCTTTCATTCTGTAAACTTTTTGGTCTGAGCTTGGTTCATTTAAAGTGGActcaactaaccctaaacctttTCCCTGAAACGAACCAAAATTAAATGTACCTTCTCTGTTTTTTCAGAGGCACCAGGTCGCAAGACTCATGCTCAGCCTGATAGCAGCGACTTGGACAACGAGCCCCACAAGCGGCGTAACCAGGTGCTGTCCGTTCTGTTCGCTGTGGGAGCCATGCTGGGTTACGCCATCCTCACCGGGATCGTCTCGATCAAGCGTGAGCGGCCACAGCTGAAGAACTCAGGTCATGATGATGGAGATGAAGAAGATGAGGACtaaataaagaagaaaacatGGGATGGGAGACAACAGGGGACAACAAGTGCACACTATCACTCACCTGCCATTCAGAGTGAAGCTGCACACACCATTACCTCAGTTCTTTATAatctcccatcatgcatttgtgCGCTACAACAGAACCACTCACTCGCTGTAGCCTCAAGCGAGCCTATAATGGTGcttttaataattgttaatataATTGTTACTATAATAGTTGTGATCAGTCATTTTTCCAGGTCATTTAAAGGTGTATCATcacagtttaaatgttttatcttCTGGTCAGCATTGAAGTAAACTGGGTAACATTTATCTTCCATATTAAAACGACAAACACTAAAATGAGAAAACTGGTCTTTGCTTTATTTTAAcagtactagttttcacatagcAATCCATGCTCGTATAcatcatactgtatatacatcatCACGGCCTTTATGAAAATGAAccatagttttattttagtaaaagtgtagtagCCATGTTTTTTAGCCATATTACTTTTTGTATAACctcagttttatatatttaaatcatggttagtatagcaaaaccatggctAATCTGAGTTTATCGTAggtatacaaaaaaacaaacatgttttttggttttatttgtagtaaaaccaatGGGAAACTTAGGCTGAAAACTAGGAATACAGAAGAAACATTACCAGCTGCACCATTGCACTTTATCACTTTTAGACaaactgtaaatattatattaatttggtGCAGTGACCTGATATTCAGTCCTGCAGACTAAACATGCTGTCAAGCTCTATTAACGTTTCCAGCGCATTGCAGAAGTCACGCAGAGTAAACCTGTCAGACTTCTTATCTTAAACCAACCATCTATGAGCTCTCTGACCACTCAAGACTCAAAGACTCATAAATCAGACAGATTTTAAAGCTCCCCTGAGAAGAACTCTATTATTTCATGCCAAACATTGCAGTTAAGTCCGAGTCTGTGGCTTATACTGCTGTAGTCTCTCGCTGGAAACCCAAGGCACACTGGGGTCGTCCATTCTCTGAGGCCAGAGCTGCCCTAAAGGATCTCTTACTGGGGTTGAACCTTCTCAAAGAGCTTTCCTCAAAACAACTTTTACTGTCAGTCGCGCAACCGTTAAATCATGACGGGATTCCACATGTATTGCGCAATGTTTGGTTTGGTACATGCTGTTCATCTTCTGTATTTTGCTAGtcgataaataataaaaaggagtCAGCGTGACTGTACCATAGCAGTATTTAACAGTTATAACAACCAAGTACTCGGTTTGAAGTCTTTTTCTGCATTCTTTCAGCATTACGAAGAAGAATCGGGTCATCAGTGTGTTCAATATCAGAGGATAAGAGAATTGTTTACACAGCTTGCGTGTGTTTAACTTTATTATTGGTCGACAATCTTGGGATGTATCTTGATAAAAATTTCTTTCTGGTAGACTTCTTCCGATTATGCTGCTTCTGCATTCTGAGTGTGGAGATTTCTGTGTTTTGTATGTAACGTCTGTGTAGAAAGACTCATGGGTCAACCAAGGTTACTCTCAGTTTGGTTGAACCAATCAATGGCGAAGATGTTACTAAACTATTTTTATCATGATTATGAAGTCACGCTGAATCTAAAACTAAGTGGCATGTGTTTTACAGAAAGAGAACACCCAAAAGAGCATGTTTCATAGGTTTGAGATGATAAAAGTGGTTAAAGGTAGGCTATTTGGTGACTTTCTGGCTTGTGGATGttagttaatgtgatgaactaGACTTGTGGTGCCTGATAGGAAAATATTTTCATACAGCATTTAATTACAATTAGACATTTCCACATATGTCAAGTCAAGAATGTACACACACTTGTCTCTGCCCCATCCTGAAAAAAAAGGGTCTTAAAATACAGTTGCTAGGTTTTCTGGGCCATGTGTACAGTTTATTGCATTGGGCCTCCTAGCTAGAAACATCCCTGTTAAAATACTACAACGTTTTAATTGACGGCTAACCACCAGAGCAGGGTAGACAAATCTTAAtccattactgattccaaattacatgaaaaCAATTGTAGTTAGTAACTATTatacattttaggtaatataattaGATTGCTTTTGACCTAACTCATTTAtcacattgttttaaatattgtacTGTATTGATATAAGAAAGAAATTGGGGAAATATGttccatttgttgttattaacaaCATTAAGTGCATTAAACAATACATTAGGTCATAGTTTCCCAACTTGGGGTTTGTGAAGGAACTGAAGGGGGtttaattatatcattaaaaagttaaattaaatcattttaaaatcaatcaaaaaatatatctcagcCTTATGTTGTCCTACCCcaaaaccatacatcagtggaaagctaatttatttagcttttctGTTCAGTTAgattaatctaattaaaaaaaaaaaaaaaagtaagtcaaAGCGTGTCTTTTTGGCGCCAAACAGTAAGCGTTTACCAGACGCTACAAAACATAGGCTAGACAAAATATTAAGATAAGTTCAATGTCATTTACCAATTTAAAACACAAGCAAGGAAGCACGTTATAAATAGTTAATTAATAGGGCAAGTATGACAAGCGAATTGTCTCAAGGACTTTCTCATAGCTTTATTTTGTACTCTGGGCGTAGTCCAAATGCTTCATTCACAAAACCCAAAGTcagtagatttatttttaatcacaaaaaCCAAAACGTTGAGAGATATTTTCATTAGTGCGGTGAAATTCAATCTGAGAGGATCTCAGTGCGGTATGAGGGCGCAGCGGGAGAGAGCCGCAGTAAATAGTTGGAGGTTGATTGACAGGGCTCTTTATCTCTCCCCTGCGGTCTCTGCAGCTCGACTTCTGTTTCTCATTTAGGACAGAAAGTGTGGAGCGCTGCAGAGCCTCGGAGGAGCCTCCAGACACTCTGAACCCCGGGCCGTTCAGGTCACAGACACCCAGCGGGGTTACGCGATGTTATGAGGCTCTTGGAAGCTGTGCGCGTCTTTGGGAAACGGGAATGTAACTGGATTATATTCTAATCGGGTTATTAAACAGTATCTGCTGCACTTGGTTCAAGAGGATGGAGCTGAGGAACATTGTGCCAAATCTGCTTGTCCTGTGTGTTGCGTTTGGACACTTCTCCAAATCGTCGGAATTTAAAGGTATAggccttttgtttttaattatacagTAGGCTACTTATTAAAATGGAACATGATTTGAATGTTTTCATTAGACTGTGACGATGCATTTCTTAAGTTCATTGTGGCAGTTAAGTGATGGAGTAGACTAAATTCATTGCTCTCACATTCTTGGTGACAAAGGGGTCATCAGGTTAGTTGTTGTGCTGTTAAACCGTTAAATCCTAACCCAAATTGTCCTTTATTGTCTCATGCTTCCCCCATCGACCCAGTCGGTGCTCGACAATGCGCCCAAACCATGAGACAATAACATGCTGTTATCCATACAGACATTTATTGTAGGAATGGGCGTTTGTTATCTGATTAATTTCTTTATTGCACATTTTTCCTCGGATGAAAGTGCATATACATGTAAAAtgctatatataataaaagaaaatggaaaTAATTGACAGAATTTCGTTTATATAgagacatatttatttaaaaaatattaatataatatttatccaTTAACAAGCTTTGCATAAAGCCTATCAGTAGAGATAGGGACAAGAAATAAAGGGCTAGGTTAAATGTCCTTTATCTGGAGGGATAGAGCAGCTTGAGTTTAGTTTGTGGCGTGGACTGTAAAAGTAACGAAGCTACATATTTTCCAGTTTATGGGAAGCTTGTAAGTCATAAATACTAAGAACATGAAATTACACAAGAAGACCCCATGTTTCACCAACAGAATCCCCCGAAGTTATCCCAAACAGTCAAAGGTTTCCGAACAAAGAATTTGAAATTTAACAATATACTAAAATGCATCGCTGCATGaatataataggcctataatcaaataaaatatttttcgaATTATTATTTCCCGTAACTTGAAAAAGGTCACTTGCTTAAAAGTGAACAACTCTGTAGAGTTTAGAAGCCAAAAATCACCttgttatgttttataataataggaCGCAAGAGAAGAatgttcaacactcttcagcaataaaaaaaagtgaaatacaaATGTTATGTTTGTGTAAAGTCTTAAAACCAAACTTTTTGCTTATTCATGTATTACTATTAGATACTCGAAGGTCTGAAGCAAAGACAAATGGGATTCAATGCATAAAGGAtctttgtgttatttaacatgtttagttATGGCAGGTTTGTGTCAGTCTGAGTTTGCATTGTTCACTTCCTCCTGATTTCTCTCAGCATGGGGACAGGACAGCTGTTAGCCAATAAACGGGAAAACAAAGTACTTCTTCGAAAAAGTAACTCATATTTTCTTCtagattaaaaagtaatgtgttactttactagttacttgaaaaaaataatagaCTATTACATATAAAATCTCCTAATCTGAATATGCTAATTAACATTTAAGTCTGTTTCCAAAACACTTTCTCCAAAGGTTTCTCTTCCCTCTTACCTCTATCTTACTGTGCATGTGATTGATTTAGCCTTAAAACCTGAGCTCCTTCTTCCAGTGATTAATGTCCTGGAGCTCCATGATGCACGTCAGACAGCTGCAGCTATAGAGGATCTGTCTGGAGCTCTGCAGACGGTCGGAGATCTGTACCTCACCTCCTCCTTCATGCTGCCACCCAAACTCGGCGGCGTTTTGTTCGGCCTCTACCATAAAGAGGACAACAAGAAATACCTGGAGATTGCTGCTGTAGGCAAGATCAACAAATGTAAGCTCTTCTGCAAACATCTCCCTGAATGTCATTAGATGCTCGATAAGTCAACATTTGTTTATGATTCATGTCTCTGGAAAGATCacttctcctctctctcctcagtACTGGTGCGATACTTGCGCTCTGATGGAAAAGCTCATGCTGTCAATTTACAAAACCCTGTCCTCGCTGAGGGACGCAGCCAATCACTTATCCTCAGAATGAGTGGACTGAGACGCAGTCACATCAGCCTAGAGCTTTATGTGAACTGCCGTCTGGTGGACTCTGCTCAGGGCCTCCCTTCACTTGCAGGGCTTCCGTCAAAGACCGAATCTGTGGATGTTCGCACCGGACAGAAGTCTTACGCCAGGATGCAGGTGATTTATTTAGCTCAACAattaatgatctttttttttttgtcatgcagTCAATGTGAGTCAAAGTAACTGTGCAGCAAATTTAAAGAGATCATTTGTGTCATGATACATTATGTTCGAAACCTACAAGACTTTGTTCATCTTTTCGAAAAACACGAATGAAGATATGTTTTGTGAAACCTCAAGAAGATTTCTGTCTTTCCATTGAAAGTCCAcacaactaaaacttaaaatgttcATTGATATTATAAAGACATTGTTAACATAATCCATAAAAATGTAGCAATTTGATCCAAATCTAAAGAGATTATTTTATTCAAAGAACTGATCTAATTTAGACTATTATTCATACATCTTCAGAAGCTATTAATATGGATTAC encodes the following:
- the mtx1b gene encoding metaxin-1b, with amino-acid sequence MAAPLELFCWKGDYGLPSVDVDCLTVLAYAKFAGAPLKVHKITNPWRSPTGTLPALKTREEGSISQPSKIIIHLRKQKYNADYDLSAKEGADTLAFVSLLEEKLLPALIYTLWIDSKNYVDVTRRWYAENISFPLNFLLPNRMHCQQLEKLRLVRGDPVLEPGEQLEKELYRDAFECMTLLSQRLGSQKFFFGDSPSSLDAYVFAHLAPLLKIKLPNGKLQQHLTSLNNLQQYCTNILALYFPSDAREAPGRKTHAQPDSSDLDNEPHKRRNQVLSVLFAVGAMLGYAILTGIVSIKRERPQLKNSGHDDGDEEDED